In Mauremys reevesii isolate NIE-2019 linkage group 20, ASM1616193v1, whole genome shotgun sequence, the following are encoded in one genomic region:
- the AUTS2 gene encoding autism susceptibility gene 2 protein isoform X12 — protein sequence MKEIPLGETAREDASDASSEKLFNTVTNKGKESGVSTLAENDNQDARGPAVPKISGLERSQEKSQDSNKEPILEPVVPKDACPQVSQPLAQHLLEPRPEAPSPSPALVQRTEAPAQPPQSQASQRLQGTEEAQRPPATQPQVQRPPRPQSPLQSVHQNLPLVQPHPSSQSLSQPLSAYNSSSLSLNSLSSSRSSTPAKTQAPPPHISHHPSASPFPLSLPSHSPLHTFTPTLQPPAHPHHPNMFAPPTALPPPPPLTSGTLQVAGHPAGSTYSEQDLLRQELNTRFLASQSADRGASLGPPPYLRTEFHQHQHQHQHTHQHTHQHTFTPFPHAIPPTAIMPTPAPPMVRTPGRNFDKYPTKVDPFYRHSLFHSYPPAVSGIPPMIPPTGPFGSLQGAFQPKTSNPIDVAARPGTVPHTLLQKDPRLTDPFRPMLRKPGKWCAMHVHIAWQIYHHQQKVKKQMQSDPHKLDFGLKPEFLSRPPGPSLFGAIHHPHDLARPSTLFSAAGAAHPAGTPFGPPPHHSNFLNPAAHLEPFNRPATFTGLAAVGGNAFGGLGNPTVTPNSMFGHKDGPSMQSFSNPHEPWNRLHRTPPSFPTPPPWLKPGELERSSSAAAHDRDRDVDKRDSSVSKDDKERESIEKRHSSHPSPAPIHPVNSLGHNRSSAEQIRSHLNPEIREKEKPKERERDHSESRKDMNVEEHKVKDNYSSEKEGLGHESRAVEESKQMSRVPSPFTRPPVVESTRPNSTSNREAERKSEPAYDNQKKSSEVKVKEERKEDHDVPPEGPQTHRSSDQPPPISTSNVHPGPLVSMPMTVGVTGIHPMNSISGLDRTRMMTPFMGISPIPGGERFPYPSFHWDPMRDPLRDPYRELDIHRRDPLGRDFLLRNDPLHRLSTPRLYEADRSFRDREPHDYNHHHHHHHHSLSMDPRREHERGNHLDERERLHMLREDYEHARLHSVHPAALDGHLPHPSLITPGLPSMHYPRVSPPTGHQNGILNKTPPTAALSAPPPLISTLGPRPGSPRRTTPLSTEMRERPPSHTLKDIEAR from the exons GTAAAGAATCAGGTGTCAGCACGCTAGCTGAAAATGACAACCAAGATGCTAGGGGGCCGGCTGTCCCGAAAATATCAGGCTTAGAAAGGAGTCAAGAGAAGAGCCAGGACAGCAATAAAGAACCAATACTCGAGCCTGTGGTGCCTAAAGACGCTTGTCCTCAGGTTTCTCAGCCTTTGGCCCAACATCTTTTGGAGCCACGGCCTGAAGCGCCTTCCCCAAGCCCTGCACTGGTTCAGCGAACAGAGGCTCCTGCCCAGCCGCCACAGTCTCAAGCCTCTCAGCGGCTGCAAGGCACAGAAGAAGCCCAGCGTCCGCCCGCAACTCAGCCTCAAGTACAACGTCCGCCCAGGCCACAGTCCCCTCTGCAgtctgtccatcaaaacctgccGCTGGTGCAGCCTCACCCTTCCTCACAGAGTCTCTCTCAGCCTTTGTCAGCGTATAACAGCAGCAGCTTAAGCCTCAACAGTTTAAG cagcagcagaagcagtaCTCCGGCCAAGACTCAGGCCCCTCCTCCGCACATCTCCCACCACCCCTCCGCTTCACCATTTCCCCTCTCTTTACCCAGCCACAGTCCATTGCACACCTTCACGCCCACCCTCCAACCTCCTGCTCACCCGCATCACCCCAATATGTTTGCCCCTCCTACGGCTTTGCCTCCTccacctccattgacttcagggacaCTGCAGGTTGCAGGACATCCAGCTGGTAGTACTTACTCAG AGCAAGATCTTCTTCGTCAGGAACTCAACACACGATTTTTGGCCTCCCAGAGTGCAGATCGTGGGGCCTCTCTGGGGCCACCGCCCTACCTGAGGACCGAGTTCCACCAGCATCAGCACCAGCACCAGCACACACACCAACATACACACCAGCATACCTTCACGCCTTTCCCCCACGCCATCCCGCCCACTGCCATCATGCCAACGCCAGCACCACCCATGGTGCGTACCCCAGGCAGAAAT TTTGACAAATACCCTACAAAAGTTGACCCCTTCTACCGTCACAGT CTGTTTCACTCCTATCCTCCAGCTGTATCAGGTATTCCTCCCATGATTCCTCCCACTGGTCCTTTTGGCTCACTACAAGGAGCATTTCAACCTAAG ACTTCCAATCCTATTGATGTCGCAGCCAGACCAGGAACTGTTCCACATACCCTCCTGCAGAAAGACCCCAGG TTGACAGATCCATTCAGGCCCATGTTGAGG AAACCTGGAAAGTGGTGTGCTATGCACGTTCATATCGCCTGGCAGATATACCATCACCAACAAAAAGTCAAG AAGCAGATGCAGTCTGATCCACACAAGCTGGACTTTGGCCTGAAACCTGAGTTTCTGAGCAGGCCACCAGGTCCCAGCCTCTTCGGAGCCATCCACCACCCCCATGACTTGGCCCGCCCCTCAACTCTCTTCTCTGCAGCTG GTGCTGCGCATCCAGCTGGCACCCCTTTTGGCCCTCCACCCCATCATAGCAACTTTCTCAACCCAGCCGCTCACTTAG AGCCTTTTAACAGACCAGCTACGTTCACCGGTCTCGCTGCAGTGGGTGGGAATGCCTTCGGGGGACTTGGGAACCCGACAGTTA CACCCAACTCAATGTTCGGCCACAAGGATGGCCCCAGTATGCAGAGCTTTAGCAATCCTCACGAACCCTGGAACCGACTGCACCGAACTCCTCCTTCGTTCCCGACCCCTCCGCCCTGGCTGAAGCCAGGAGAGCTGGAGCGCAGTTCATCTGCTGCAGCTCATGACAGAGATAGAGATGTAGATAAACGAGACTCATCTGTTAGTAAAGATGACAAAGAAAG GGAGAGTATTGAGAAAAGACACTCCAGTCATCCTTCGCCAGCACCTATCCATCCAGTGAACTCCCTCGGACATAACCGCAGCTCAGCTGAGCAGATCAGGAGCCATCTCAATCCTGAGATTCGAGAGAAAGAGAAACCCAAAGAACGAGAGAGGGATCACTCTGAATCTCGGAAGGACATGAATGTTGAAGAACACAAGGTGAAGGACAACTACTCTTCAGAGAAAGAAGGCTTGGGCCATGAAAGCAGGGCAGTGGAAGAGTCTAAGCAAATGTCCAGGGTACCTTCACCCTTCACTAGGCCCCCTGTTGTGGAGAGCACCAGGCCTAATAGTACTTCCAACCGTGAGGCTGAAAGGAAGAGTGAGCCTGCATATGATAATCAGAAGAAAAGTAGCGAAGTCAAAGTGAAGGAGGAACGGAAAGAAGACCATGATGTTCCACCTGAGGGACCTCAGACTCATAGGTCATCTGACCAGCCACCACCAATATCTACATCCAACGTCCATCCAGGTCCCTTAGTGTCTATGCCTATGACTGTAGGTGTAACTGGTATACACCCGATGAACAGCATCAGTGGCCTGGACAGGACTCGCATGATGACACCTTTTATGGGAATAAGCCCAATCCCAGGTGGAGAACGTTTTCCCTACCCGTCTTTCCACTGGGATCCGATGAGGGATCCTTTGAGAGATCCTTACAGAGAGCTTGATATTCATCGGAGAGACCCTCTGGGCAGAGACTTTTTGCTAAGAAATGATCCCCTTCATCGTCTTTCCACGCCAAGATTATATGAAGCCGATAGGTCGTTCAGGGACAGGGAACCTCATGACTacaatcaccaccaccaccaccaccaccattctcTGTCCATGGATCCTCGACGTGAGCATGAGAGGGGCAACCACTTGGATGAGAGGGAACGGTTGCACATGCTCAGAGAGGACTATGAACACGCACGCCTGCACTCAGTTCACCCTGCCGCCTTGGATGGTCACCTGCCTCACCCGAGTTTAATCACCCCTGGACTTCCCAGCATGCACTATCCCAGAGTCAGTCCCCCAACAGGACATCAGAATGGCATTCTCAATAAAACTCCTCCCACAGCAGCTCTCAGCGCCCCTCCTCCTCTTATTTCCACTCTGGGACCTCGGCCTGGGTCTCCCAGAAGGACTACTCCTCTGTCGACAGAGATGAGAGAGAGGCCTCCTTCTCACACCCTTAAGGACATTGAAGCTCGATGA